One region of candidate division KSB1 bacterium genomic DNA includes:
- a CDS encoding N(4)-(beta-N-acetylglucosaminyl)-L-asparaginase: MRSKGKKPIIITGRGNGGDWGKKVLEAAWSAFEKSGDLMDGIIGGANVVELDPTDSSVGYGGIPNEEGVVQLDSTVMHGPTRNAGAVAGLENIKTPSNIARLVMERTDHVMLVGEGALRFAMAHGYKKENLLTERARLIWLKWKENLSEKDDWFPPEDGEYNIPGRSTGTINVIGLDEDSNLYGCTTTSGLSFKIPGRAGDSPIVGAGLYVDNDIGACGATGRGEAVIKVCGSFLVVENMRHGMSPREAVENCCQRIIDHNNGKPDFSDNFIAINKDGEYYRGGIRGRGQGPEYTAMTKDGLEIHRGYHVM, from the coding sequence ATGCGTAGCAAGGGCAAGAAACCAATCATTATAACCGGTCGCGGCAATGGCGGTGATTGGGGTAAAAAAGTACTGGAGGCCGCCTGGTCTGCATTTGAAAAGTCCGGCGATTTAATGGATGGTATTATCGGCGGCGCTAATGTCGTTGAATTGGATCCCACCGACTCTTCTGTCGGTTATGGCGGGATTCCCAATGAGGAAGGTGTCGTGCAGTTGGATTCCACCGTCATGCACGGTCCTACCAGGAACGCCGGCGCAGTTGCCGGCCTGGAAAATATTAAAACCCCCAGTAACATTGCCCGCCTGGTTATGGAACGCACCGACCATGTTATGCTGGTTGGCGAAGGCGCGCTTCGATTTGCAATGGCGCATGGCTACAAGAAAGAAAATCTGTTAACGGAGAGGGCTCGATTAATTTGGCTGAAGTGGAAAGAAAACCTCAGTGAAAAGGATGATTGGTTCCCACCGGAGGATGGCGAGTATAATATCCCCGGCCGCTCTACCGGTACCATTAACGTAATCGGTCTAGATGAAGACAGCAATTTGTATGGCTGTACGACTACATCCGGGCTTTCTTTTAAAATACCGGGCAGAGCCGGCGATTCTCCAATCGTTGGCGCAGGCTTATATGTCGACAATGATATCGGCGCTTGCGGGGCAACCGGGCGCGGCGAGGCGGTGATCAAGGTTTGCGGCAGCTTTCTGGTTGTGGAAAACATGCGCCACGGGATGTCTCCGAGAGAAGCGGTGGAAAATTGCTGTCAACGGATCATCGATCACAACAACGGCAAACCTGATTTTTCTGATAATTTTATCGCCATCAACAAAGACGGCGAGTACTACCGCGGCGGTATCCGTGGCCGGGGCCAAGGTCCTGAATATACTGCAATGACTAAGGACGGACTGGAGATCCAT